A region from the Triticum aestivum cultivar Chinese Spring chromosome 3D, IWGSC CS RefSeq v2.1, whole genome shotgun sequence genome encodes:
- the LOC123079004 gene encoding serine/threonine-protein kinase EDR1 isoform X2, which translates to MDETPTSSGRSEATSCEPSWWPPDFLEKIESVALAREQEVLAEKESQFSLSNSRSSSWKASQLLWSTGTYSGFIPNGFYSIIPDKKLKESFPTIPSLTDLQSLEADGLKPEIIVVDAEKDKKIFMLKQLSGALVKGLNNPALVIKKIAGLVFDCFKGQSSDASPGRASTEDTHFFGNRGPQLLGQIRHGSCRPRAILFKVLADAVGLESKLVVGLPDDGAVGFVDSYKHMSVVVPLNSMELLVDLMRFPGQLIPFSAKAIFISHISAAGESDSAENDSCDSPLEPNSPLYGLSDKVEAEGIEASSNLSGRSLRNTMLRSRTFSEGKLSTSCSEPNIANAFWRRSQRRGVAEEPRGASSSPEHPLMRAKGRSILGDRQSFQEYTDRVTLRAVRAMNETLKQNRLQRDHVNDGSCSYIGADESNANDCPNNDDKSGTNNGLRNRAGSTQKAMSLPTSPHDYGGEISETSNNCDFISEEKMVFAWNRVLQSSPFNKPLSPFQEWNIDFSELTIGTRVGIGFFGEVFRGIWNGTDVAIKVFLEQDLTTENMEDFCNEIYILSRLRHPNVILFLGACMVPPHLSMVTEYMEMGSLYYLIHMSGHKKKLSWRRRLKIIRDICRGLMCIHRMKIVHRDLKSANCLVNKYWTVKICDFGLSRAITDSPMTDNSSAGTPEWMAPELIRNEPFSEKCDIFSLGVIMWELCTLSRPWDGIGPVKVVYAVTEGSLLEIPEGPLGKLIADCWAEPQDRPSCQEILARLLDCEYADS; encoded by the exons ATGGATGAAACACCAACTAGTTCTGGGCGATCTGAAGCTACTTCATGTGAACCTAGTTGGTGGCCGCCAGACTTTTTGGAGAAGATAGAATCTGTCGCCTTAGCAAGAGAACAAGAAGTTTTGGCTGAAAAAGAATCGCAATTCAGTCTGTCAAATTCAAGGTCCTCATCCTGGAAGGCTTCTCAGTTACTGTGGTCAACTGGAACTTATTCAGGGTTTATTCCTAATGGTTTCTATTCGATCATCCCG GATAAAAAGCTGAAGGAGAGTTTCCCAACAATACCATCACTAACTGACCTTCAAAGTCTTGAAGCAGATGGGCTTAAGCCTGAAATAATTGTTGTGGATGCTGAAAAGGATAAGAAGATTTTCATGTTGAAGCAGCTTAGTGGCGCACTTGTGAAAGGATTGAACAATCCAGCTCTAGTGATAAAGAAGATAGCAGGTTTG GTTTTTGACTGCTTCAAGGGCCAAAGCTCTGATGCAAGTCCAGGAAGAGCTTCAACCGAAGatactcacttctttggaaatagagGACCACAACTTCTTGGGCAGATAAGGCATGGATCATGCCGACCCCGAGCTATCCTATTTAAAGTTCTTGCAGATGCTGTTGGCCTTGAGAGTAAACTTGTTGTG GGTCTACCTGATGACGGTGCAGTTGGATTTGTGGACTCCTACAAACATATGTCTGTGGTAGTTCCGCTGAATTCTATGGAGCTACTAGTTGACCTTATGCGATTTCCCGGCCAGTTGATTCCTTTTTCAGCCAAGGCCATCTTTATATCACATATCTCTGCTGCGGGTGAGAGTGATTCAGCTGAAAATGACTCGTGTGATTCTCCCCTGGAGCCCAACAGTCCTCTATATGGATTATCTGATAAAGTTGAAGCTGAAGG AATCGAAGCTTCATCAAATCTATCTGGGCGTTCATTGCGTAATACAATGTTGAGATCGAGAACATTCTCAGAGGGGAAATTAAG CACATCATGTAGTGAGCCAAACATCGCAAATGCCTTCTGGAGGCGAAGCCAGAGGAGAGGAGTTGCTGAAGAACCTCGTGGTGCTAGCTCAAG TCCTGAGCATCCGTTAATGAGGGCCAAGGGAAGATCCATACTTGGTGACCGGCAATCATTTCAAGAATACACCGATAGAGTTACTTTAAG GGCAGTTCGGGCTATGAATGAAACACTAAAGCAGAATCGCCTCCAAAGGGATCATGTTAATGATGGTTCATGTTCATATATTGGGGCGGACGAAAGCAATGCAAACGACTGCCCAAATAAT GATGATAAATCTGGGACGAACAATGGCTTGAGAAACCGAGCTGGTTCTACTCAGAAGGCTATGTCATTGCCTACTTCTCCTCATGACTATGGGGGCGAAATTTCTGAAACAAGCAATAATTGTGATTTTATAAGCGAAGAGAAGATGGTATTTGCATGGAACAGGGTTTTGCAAAGCTCTCCTTTTAATAAGCCTCTATCGCCTTTCCAAGAGTGGAACATAGATTTCTCTGAGCTTACAATTGGTACACGGGTTGGAATAG GATTCTTTGGAGAGGTTTTCCGTGGTATATGGAATGGCACTGATGTCGCCATCAAAGTATTTCTGGAGCAGGATCTGACGACTGAAAACATGGAAGATTTTTGCAATGAGATATACATCCTGAG CCGGCTGCGGCATCCAAATG TAATATTGTTCCTTGGGGCATGCATGGTACCTCCGCACCTGTCAATGGTTACTGAATATATGGAAATGGGATCACTGTACTATCTCATCCATATGAGtggtcacaaaaagaaactcagcTGGCGCAGGAGGCTGAAAATTATTCGTGATATATGCAG GGGATTGATGTGCATACACCGCATGAAGATAGTTCACAGGGACCTGAAAAGTGCGAACTGTCTGGTGAACAAGTATTGGACTGTCAAGATATGTGACTTTGGCCTTTCTCGAGCAATAACAGATAGTCCTATGACTGATAACTCCTCTGCTGGCACACCAGAATGGATGGCCCCTGAGCTCATTAGGAACGAACCCTTCTCAGAAAAATGTGACATTTTCAGCCTTGGTGTGATAATGTGGGAGCTGTGCACATTGAGCCGCCCATGGGATGGGATCGGCCCAGTTAAA GTGGTGTACGCAGTTACTGAAGGGTCGCTGCTTGAAATTCCAGAAGGGCCTCTTGGCAAGTTAATTGCAG ATTGCTGGGCGGAGCCCCAGGATCGGCCGAGCTGCCAGGAGATCCTCGCTCGCTTGCTGGACTGCGAGTACGCTGATAGCTGA
- the LOC123079004 gene encoding serine/threonine-protein kinase EDR1 isoform X1 has product MDETPTSSGRSEATSCEPSWWPPDFLEKIESVALAREQEVLAEKESQFSLSNSRSSSWKASQLLWSTGTYSGFIPNGFYSIIPDKKLKESFPTIPSLTDLQSLEADGLKPEIIVVDAEKDKKIFMLKQLSGALVKGLNNPALVIKKIAGLVFDCFKGQSSDASPGRASTEDTHFFGNRGPQLLGQIRHGSCRPRAILFKVLADAVGLESKLVVGLPDDGAVGFVDSYKHMSVVVPLNSMELLVDLMRFPGQLIPFSAKAIFISHISAAGESDSAENDSCDSPLEPNSPLYGLSDKVEAEGIEASSNLSGRSLRNTMLRSRTFSEGKLSTSCSEPNIANAFWRRSQRRGVAEEPRGASSSPEHPLMRAKGRSILGDRQSFQEYTDRVTLRSDDQGVTTTPNPRRIRRRSISITPEIGDDIVRAVRAMNETLKQNRLQRDHVNDGSCSYIGADESNANDCPNNDDKSGTNNGLRNRAGSTQKAMSLPTSPHDYGGEISETSNNCDFISEEKMVFAWNRVLQSSPFNKPLSPFQEWNIDFSELTIGTRVGIGFFGEVFRGIWNGTDVAIKVFLEQDLTTENMEDFCNEIYILSRLRHPNVILFLGACMVPPHLSMVTEYMEMGSLYYLIHMSGHKKKLSWRRRLKIIRDICRGLMCIHRMKIVHRDLKSANCLVNKYWTVKICDFGLSRAITDSPMTDNSSAGTPEWMAPELIRNEPFSEKCDIFSLGVIMWELCTLSRPWDGIGPVKVVYAVTEGSLLEIPEGPLGKLIADCWAEPQDRPSCQEILARLLDCEYADS; this is encoded by the exons ATGGATGAAACACCAACTAGTTCTGGGCGATCTGAAGCTACTTCATGTGAACCTAGTTGGTGGCCGCCAGACTTTTTGGAGAAGATAGAATCTGTCGCCTTAGCAAGAGAACAAGAAGTTTTGGCTGAAAAAGAATCGCAATTCAGTCTGTCAAATTCAAGGTCCTCATCCTGGAAGGCTTCTCAGTTACTGTGGTCAACTGGAACTTATTCAGGGTTTATTCCTAATGGTTTCTATTCGATCATCCCG GATAAAAAGCTGAAGGAGAGTTTCCCAACAATACCATCACTAACTGACCTTCAAAGTCTTGAAGCAGATGGGCTTAAGCCTGAAATAATTGTTGTGGATGCTGAAAAGGATAAGAAGATTTTCATGTTGAAGCAGCTTAGTGGCGCACTTGTGAAAGGATTGAACAATCCAGCTCTAGTGATAAAGAAGATAGCAGGTTTG GTTTTTGACTGCTTCAAGGGCCAAAGCTCTGATGCAAGTCCAGGAAGAGCTTCAACCGAAGatactcacttctttggaaatagagGACCACAACTTCTTGGGCAGATAAGGCATGGATCATGCCGACCCCGAGCTATCCTATTTAAAGTTCTTGCAGATGCTGTTGGCCTTGAGAGTAAACTTGTTGTG GGTCTACCTGATGACGGTGCAGTTGGATTTGTGGACTCCTACAAACATATGTCTGTGGTAGTTCCGCTGAATTCTATGGAGCTACTAGTTGACCTTATGCGATTTCCCGGCCAGTTGATTCCTTTTTCAGCCAAGGCCATCTTTATATCACATATCTCTGCTGCGGGTGAGAGTGATTCAGCTGAAAATGACTCGTGTGATTCTCCCCTGGAGCCCAACAGTCCTCTATATGGATTATCTGATAAAGTTGAAGCTGAAGG AATCGAAGCTTCATCAAATCTATCTGGGCGTTCATTGCGTAATACAATGTTGAGATCGAGAACATTCTCAGAGGGGAAATTAAG CACATCATGTAGTGAGCCAAACATCGCAAATGCCTTCTGGAGGCGAAGCCAGAGGAGAGGAGTTGCTGAAGAACCTCGTGGTGCTAGCTCAAG TCCTGAGCATCCGTTAATGAGGGCCAAGGGAAGATCCATACTTGGTGACCGGCAATCATTTCAAGAATACACCGATAGAGTTACTTTAAG ATCAGATGATCAGGGTGTCACTACTACACCTAACCCTCGAAGAATAAGGCGAAGAAGCATTAGCATCACACCTGAGATTGGAGATGACATTGTGAG GGCAGTTCGGGCTATGAATGAAACACTAAAGCAGAATCGCCTCCAAAGGGATCATGTTAATGATGGTTCATGTTCATATATTGGGGCGGACGAAAGCAATGCAAACGACTGCCCAAATAAT GATGATAAATCTGGGACGAACAATGGCTTGAGAAACCGAGCTGGTTCTACTCAGAAGGCTATGTCATTGCCTACTTCTCCTCATGACTATGGGGGCGAAATTTCTGAAACAAGCAATAATTGTGATTTTATAAGCGAAGAGAAGATGGTATTTGCATGGAACAGGGTTTTGCAAAGCTCTCCTTTTAATAAGCCTCTATCGCCTTTCCAAGAGTGGAACATAGATTTCTCTGAGCTTACAATTGGTACACGGGTTGGAATAG GATTCTTTGGAGAGGTTTTCCGTGGTATATGGAATGGCACTGATGTCGCCATCAAAGTATTTCTGGAGCAGGATCTGACGACTGAAAACATGGAAGATTTTTGCAATGAGATATACATCCTGAG CCGGCTGCGGCATCCAAATG TAATATTGTTCCTTGGGGCATGCATGGTACCTCCGCACCTGTCAATGGTTACTGAATATATGGAAATGGGATCACTGTACTATCTCATCCATATGAGtggtcacaaaaagaaactcagcTGGCGCAGGAGGCTGAAAATTATTCGTGATATATGCAG GGGATTGATGTGCATACACCGCATGAAGATAGTTCACAGGGACCTGAAAAGTGCGAACTGTCTGGTGAACAAGTATTGGACTGTCAAGATATGTGACTTTGGCCTTTCTCGAGCAATAACAGATAGTCCTATGACTGATAACTCCTCTGCTGGCACACCAGAATGGATGGCCCCTGAGCTCATTAGGAACGAACCCTTCTCAGAAAAATGTGACATTTTCAGCCTTGGTGTGATAATGTGGGAGCTGTGCACATTGAGCCGCCCATGGGATGGGATCGGCCCAGTTAAA GTGGTGTACGCAGTTACTGAAGGGTCGCTGCTTGAAATTCCAGAAGGGCCTCTTGGCAAGTTAATTGCAG ATTGCTGGGCGGAGCCCCAGGATCGGCCGAGCTGCCAGGAGATCCTCGCTCGCTTGCTGGACTGCGAGTACGCTGATAGCTGA
- the LOC123079005 gene encoding trihelix transcription factor ASIL1, which translates to MDGKLPPPNPNLPYREDCWSEGETAALVDAWGSRYIDLNRGSLRQPQWREVADAVNTRPGASARRRPPRTDIQCKNRVDTLKKKYKAERARGGPSPWPFYRQLDVLVGPTLSAAAAAKKPSPPRALPMLRRRMSPSRSPSPPSPAPPMALPLPNYRRGSNLPAADLFHKAAAAAAAADSDSDDGYNNNNYDDDEGSQQSASRSVSSHSGGNGPVLGGGGGGGGGNKRKRGGTGGFGELAMAMETFAEMYERMEAAKQRHAEEMEKQRIKFLKDLELKRMQAFVDMQLQLSRVKQAKNGTSEMLMSLAALPFLSNPAYL; encoded by the coding sequence ATGGACGGGAAGCTGCCGCCGCCCAACCCCAACCTCCCGTACCGGGAGGACTGCTGGAGCGAGGGCGAGACGGCCGCCCTCGTCGACGCCTGGGGGTCGCGATACATCGACCTCAACCGCGGCAGCCTCCGCCAGCCGCAGTGGCGCGAGGTCGCCGACGCCGTCAACACCCGCCCGGGGgcctccgcgcgccgccggcccCCGCGCACCGACATCCAGTGCAAGAACCGGGTCGATACCCTCAAGAAGAAGTACAAGGCGGAGCGGGCGCGGGGCGGGCCCTCCCCCTGGCCCTTCTACCGCCAGCTCGACGTCCTCGTCGGCCCGACcctctcggccgccgccgccgccaagaagccctccccgccccgcgcgcttcccatgCTGCGGAGGCGCATGTCGCCCTCTcgctccccgtcgccgccctcgccggcgccgccgatgGCGCTCCCCCTGCCCAACTACCGCCGCGGGTCCAACCTCCCGGCCGCTGACCTCTTCCATAAGGCCGCTGCAGCTGCGGCCGCCGCGGATTCCGACTCGGATGATGGCTACAATAACAACAACTATGACGACGACGAGGGCTCGCAGCAATCGGCCTCGCGCTCAGTGTCGTCTCACTCTGGTGGTAACGGTCCTGTTCTTggcggtggtgggggcggcggtggcggcaacaAAAGGAAGAGGGGCGGGACCGGAGGTTTTGGGGAGCTAGCGATGGCAATGGAGACATTCGCTGAGATGTATGAGCGCATGGAGGCTGCCAAGCAGAGGCATGCAGAGGAGATGGAGAAGCAGCGGATCAAGTTCCTCAAGGATCTGGAGCTCAAGCGGATGCAGGCTTTCGTGGACATGCAGCttcaactttcgagggtaaagcaAGCCAAAAACGGTACCTCAGAGATGCTCATGTCTCTTGCTGCACTGCCGTTCCTCAGCAACCCTGCTTACCTCTGA